One Mustelus asterias chromosome 10, sMusAst1.hap1.1, whole genome shotgun sequence DNA window includes the following coding sequences:
- the LOC144499582 gene encoding uncharacterized protein LOC144499582: protein MNLKHRQLLYLWGLETQYEKSVEMMIPKGPPIPPSIKASRFQIKSVPGQTSFSDETSNFLEWHILQKKLQCPWGFPSHVQRSAEAFIPPAPKLILARLNPGFHVEIVIVPIELEFMNDQLKKALEVNIKKRIVNHVWGIPRLVEASLNEFMAPPPPIRDFVEQFKIKKQHRMKSRKKGLSNADKTVSSSCTSLLNKEQNNTSYYGSLKGSVQMKKRERRKSTLTELVPECSNKLNMCVIKQSLSIKLDCLPELVKELYKQSYPPALKKSLPKLRTHVEGFKRTRLPYILFAEQDIIHHLGTNLKHKQINNLWGIATTFDKSVEMMIPKAPSLLPAIKPSEAKIEHIGMELAFQSTETIEILEWHITAKRFQSHWGIPLHIQRSIDKFIPSPPKLVLSQFSQYLDIDIAVSVNELIFLSEEFKEALEINTNNRIINHRQGLPNIIQASFKSFITPFPSVKDFMPLVQTGEGSTRALNRSELSKIDTDVSAKQRLCASTVSSPNCKDGKGSVNSMETFPVNPNLEPKDEVDTDMTKQSLELQSVHRCSYTSKRLLKLNTPYRRFKKQNRKSKWSDDCLELECSIASPSYRPKCMKTVGSSTWTTDPKLADLTYKPVTIVGLSLGPTMMGANAPLSPMTVQEDFNIYLKQNMGSVLLPRLIPSADCEETSSKSAREIGNDVSCSEQLTEEAKSHIQQGEEHGYVKIIAGAIVKNQNEEEKVQVDLSEIICAQRSPTRPCDTLQERIMITSQDPDDGNYLCVSDEEVYDDYYENFNKSYHTSRTHVAKKKSKKTFQSRYSNQTKPDKTLVNSKSKFSKPDCQRSRIFKHEEGRKPELCNQSTLFVSPTEELCWSDTDQKEKCSSYSSYCDQPESPMSTREISHSCRHDERSPQSSTSHNPGCQQVLSHEDSPFATNEDCEVYYRCESPVVFHTVHEEE from the exons ATGAACTTGAAGCACAGGCAACTTTTATATCTCTGGGGACTTGAAACACAGTATGAAAAGTCAGTAGAAATGATGATTCCCAAGGGACCACCCATTCCTCCATCAATTAAGGCTAGTAGATTTCAAATTAAATCTGTACCTGGACAAACTTCTTTTTCTGATGAAACCAGCAACTTTCTAGAATGGCATATTTTGCAGAAAAAGCTTCAGTGTCCTTGGGGTTTCCCATCACATGTTCAAAGATCAGCAGAAGCATTTATTCCACCTGCTCCGAAGCTGATTTTAGCCCGGCTCAATCCAGGGTTTCATGTTGAAATAGTTATTGTTCCAATCGAGTTAGAATTCATGAATGATCAGCTGAAAAAGGCACTAGAAGTTAATATAAAGAAAAGGATTGTAAATCACGTATGGGGCATTCCCAGGCTTGTTGAGGCATCTTTAAATGAATTTATGGCACCTCCTCCACCTATAAGGGATTTTGTagaacaatttaaaattaaaaaacagcATAGAATGAAGTCCAGAAAGAAAGGCTTATCAAATGCTGATAAAACAGTTTCTTCTTCGTGCACATctcttctgaacaaagaacaaaataatacTTCATACTATGGAAGTTTGAAGGGAAGTGTCCaaatgaaaaagagagaaaggaggaaGTCTACTCTTACTGAACTTGTACCAGAATGTAGTAATAAGTTAAATATGTGTGTGATAAAACAAAGTCTATCTATTAAACTGGATTGTCTTCCTGAACTGGTGAAGGAATTGTACAAACAAAGTTATCCTCCAGCATTGAAGAAATCATTACCAAAGCTGAGAACACATGTTGAAGGATTTAAGAGAACAAGATTACCATATATTCTGTTTGCTGAACAGGATATCATTCATCACTTAGGTACAAACTTAAAGCACAAACAGATTAATAACCTTTGGGGCATTGCAACTACATTTGACAAGTCAGTAGAAATGATGATTCCTAAAGCACCATCTTTGCTTCCAGCAATCAAACCAAGTGAAGCTAAAATAGAGCACATAGGTATGGAATTAGCCTTTCAGTCTACTGAAACCATTGAAATCCTGGAATGGCACATCACAGCAAAAAGATTTCAATCCCATTGGGGCATACCATTGCATATCCAAAGATCAATAGACAAGTTCATTCCATCACCTCCAAAACTGGTTCTGTCCCAATTTAGCCAGTATCTTGATATTGATATTGCTGTTTCTGTAAATGAGCTAATATTCCTAAGTGAGGAATTTaaggaagcattggaaataaatacaaacaaccGGATCATAAATCACAGACAGGGTCTTCCCAATATTATCCAGGCCTCATTTAAGAGCTTTATAACTCCTTTTCCATCAGTAAAGGATTTCATGCCACTGGTACAGACTGGAGAAGGAAGTACAAGAGCACTGAATAGATCTGAACTGAGCAAAATTGATACAGATGTATCTGCTAAACAGAGGTTATGTGCAAGCACAGTTTCTTCACCAAATTGTAAAGATGGTAAAGGCAGTGTAAATAGCATGGAAACATTTCCAGTCAATCCAAACTTGGAACCTAAAGATGAAGTGGATACAGATATGACAAAGCAATCTTTGGAACTGCAATCAGTGCACAGATGTTCTTACACAAGTAAACGTTTGCTGAAGCTAAATACCCCTTATAGAAGATTCAAAAAACAAAACCGAAAGAGTAAATGGAGTGATGATTGTCTTGAATTAGAGTGTTCCATAGCCTCACCCAGTTATAGGCCAAAATGCATGAAAACTGTGGGCTCTTCAACTTGGACAACAGATCCGAAATTGGCTGATTTGACATATAAACCAGTGACTATTGTGGGACTGTCTTTAGGTCCAACAATGATGGGAGCAAATGCACCTTTATCCCCCATGACTGTGCAGGAGGATTTCAACatttatctgaaacaaaacatgggTTCCGTTTTATTGCCACGTCTCATTCCTTCTGCTGATTGTGAAGAAACCTCATCGAAAAGTGCAAGAGAGATTGGGAATGATGTGTCCTGTTCAGAACAATTGACTGAGGAAGCAAAAAGTCATATTCAACAAGGTGAAGAACATGGATATGTTAAAATAATTGCAGGAGCTATTGTTAAAAATCAGAATGAAGAAGAAAAGGTGCAAGTTGATCTATCGgaaataatttgtgcacagcgaTCACCTACAAGACCTTGTGACACCTTGCAAGAGAGAATAATGATTACATCTCAAGATCCTGATGATGGAAACTACTTGTGTGTTTCTGATGAGGAAGTCTATGATGATTATTATGAAAACTTCAATAAATCATACCATACTTCCAGAACCCATGTTGCGAAGAAAAAGTCCAAGAAAACTTTTCAAAGTCGGTATTCAAATCAAACAAAGCCAGATAAAACTTTGGTGAATTCAAAGAGTAAATTTTCCAAGCCAGACTGTCAGAGATCaagaatatttaaacatgaagaaGGGAGAAAACCTGAGTTATGTAACCAAAGCACTCTTTTTGTTAGCCCAACTGAAGAACTGTGTTGGTCAGACACAGACCAAAAGGAGAAATGTTCCTCTTACTCCTCATATTGTGACCAACCAGAAAGTCCAATGTCAACAAGAGAAATTTCTCACAGTTGTAGACATGATGAAAGGTCCCCACAAAGTTCCACATCTCATAATCCAGGATGTCAGCAAGTATTGTCGCATGAGGATTCTCCATTTGCAACAAATGAAGACTGTGAAG TCTATTACCGATGTGAGAGTCCAGTGGTATTTCACACAGTACACGAGGAAGAATAA